The following coding sequences are from one Paludisphaera rhizosphaerae window:
- a CDS encoding PQQ-dependent sugar dehydrogenase, producing the protein MFSDRSASRVAWSGLAALAAAVGAVRAQGPQPTTAEYRREVLAAQGDAGRGRGLFENVAKTRCAGCHSVAGKGPAIGPDLAGLTTANDRGELLDAILDPSAKISPDYVATVVGLKSGRVLQGLVRPLGDADLEVVVSAEETVRVARTDIEEQAASRVSMMPTGLLQALSPGESADLLAYLATLGPSGTGSLREAVDVRDVPRATVPVAFRPIIAPAERFQRPVWFGPVPGLPGAAIVIEMQRGRLWLLEDDFRRRSLFVDVGDDTTPGELTGLSSVAFHPDFARNRRYFLKLHTPRSAGRLAVRVVERKAAPDGRRDSGEPSKQILHIPVFSDIHNGGHLAFGPDGFLYLGMGDTGPQNDAQGRGQNLSTLLGKMLRIDVDRAEGDRPYAIPADNPFVGRPDVRPEIWAYGFREPWRFSFDARTGDLWVGDVGQGLFEEVTMPRAGENHGWNVFEGVRPFSDRFARPNARYVPPVFAYHHRLGPSVTGGFVYRGAKNPTIAGKYVFGDFETRRVWALDQRDRTPTAILEIGRAPDRIASFGTDSEGELYVVGLDQGLIYRIDAASADLTPALPAREVVATSRRDPATWRRTEQRPAEGWIAEDFDDASWTERPGGFGTRGTPGANVRTEWRSSDVWLRRAFDLPPGDVARLALLVHHDEDAEIYLNGVLAVRLPGFIREYEEVPIAAEARAALRTGRNTLAVHCRQNGGGQYIDVGIIDRPVVPAAAPH; encoded by the coding sequence ATGTTCTCCGATCGATCGGCGTCCCGAGTGGCGTGGAGCGGCCTCGCGGCGCTGGCGGCGGCGGTCGGAGCAGTGCGAGCCCAGGGCCCGCAACCGACGACGGCCGAATACCGCCGCGAAGTTCTGGCGGCGCAGGGGGATGCGGGGCGAGGCAGGGGGCTCTTCGAGAACGTGGCGAAGACGCGGTGCGCCGGCTGTCACTCCGTCGCCGGCAAGGGGCCAGCCATTGGGCCCGACCTCGCGGGGCTCACGACGGCGAACGACCGCGGCGAACTGCTCGACGCCATCCTCGACCCCTCGGCCAAGATCAGCCCGGACTACGTCGCGACGGTCGTCGGGCTGAAGTCGGGCCGGGTGCTTCAGGGGCTCGTCCGACCGCTGGGGGACGCCGATCTGGAGGTCGTCGTCTCAGCCGAAGAGACCGTCCGAGTGGCGCGGACGGACATCGAGGAGCAGGCCGCCAGCCGGGTTTCGATGATGCCGACCGGCCTGCTCCAGGCGCTCTCGCCGGGCGAATCGGCCGACCTGCTGGCCTACCTCGCGACTCTCGGCCCCTCGGGCACGGGCTCGCTCCGAGAGGCCGTCGACGTTCGCGACGTCCCTCGCGCGACCGTCCCCGTCGCCTTCCGGCCCATCATCGCCCCGGCCGAACGCTTCCAACGCCCCGTCTGGTTCGGCCCCGTCCCGGGCCTTCCCGGCGCGGCGATCGTCATCGAGATGCAGCGCGGGCGGCTCTGGCTGCTGGAGGACGACTTCCGCCGCCGCTCCCTGTTTGTCGACGTCGGCGACGACACCACGCCCGGCGAGTTGACGGGCCTTTCGAGCGTCGCCTTCCATCCGGACTTCGCTCGCAACCGCCGGTACTTCCTCAAGCTCCACACCCCGCGATCCGCCGGCCGCCTGGCCGTGCGCGTGGTCGAGCGCAAGGCCGCCCCCGACGGCCGCCGCGATTCGGGCGAGCCCTCGAAACAGATTCTGCACATCCCCGTCTTCAGCGACATCCACAATGGCGGCCACCTCGCCTTCGGGCCTGACGGTTTCCTCTACCTCGGCATGGGCGACACCGGGCCCCAGAACGACGCCCAGGGCCGTGGCCAGAACCTCTCGACCCTGCTGGGCAAAATGCTCCGCATCGATGTGGACCGCGCCGAAGGCGACCGACCCTACGCGATCCCCGCCGACAACCCCTTCGTCGGCCGCCCCGACGTTCGGCCCGAGATCTGGGCCTACGGCTTCCGCGAGCCCTGGCGGTTCAGCTTCGACGCCAGGACCGGCGATTTGTGGGTCGGCGACGTGGGGCAGGGGCTGTTCGAGGAGGTCACCATGCCCCGCGCCGGGGAGAACCACGGCTGGAACGTCTTCGAAGGCGTCCGCCCATTCTCTGACCGCTTCGCCAGACCCAACGCCCGATACGTCCCGCCCGTCTTCGCCTACCATCATCGACTGGGCCCCTCCGTCACCGGAGGTTTCGTCTACCGGGGGGCGAAGAATCCCACCATCGCCGGTAAGTACGTGTTCGGCGACTTCGAAACGCGCCGCGTCTGGGCGCTCGACCAGCGCGATCGGACGCCCACGGCGATCCTCGAGATCGGCCGCGCGCCCGACCGTATCGCCTCGTTCGGGACCGACTCCGAAGGCGAATTGTACGTCGTCGGCCTGGACCAAGGGCTGATCTACCGGATCGACGCGGCCTCCGCCGACCTGACCCCCGCGCTGCCGGCGCGCGAGGTCGTCGCCACCTCACGCCGCGACCCTGCGACCTGGCGCCGGACCGAGCAAAGGCCGGCCGAAGGATGGATCGCCGAGGACTTCGACGACGCCTCGTGGACCGAGCGTCCCGGCGGCTTCGGCACTCGCGGCACGCCCGGGGCGAACGTCCGGACCGAATGGCGGTCGTCCGACGTCTGGCTCCGCCGGGCCTTCGATCTCCCCCCGGGGGACGTCGCCCGTCTCGCCCTGCTCGTCCATCACGATGAGGATGCGGAGATCTACCTCAACGGCGTCCTCGCCGTCCGCCTCCCAGGCTTCATCCGGGAGTACGAGGAAGTCCCCATCGCCGCCGAAGCCCGCGCCGCCCTCCGAACGGGTCGGAACACCCTGGCCGTCCACTGCCGTCAGAACGGCGGCGGCCAGTACATTGACGTCGGGATCATCGATCGCCCGGTCGTCCCCGCGGCCGCGCCGCACTGA
- a CDS encoding Uma2 family endonuclease: MGATLLEQAKADVAKDVGTTILLPSEVRLKVDADAFAALCAANRDMRLEREADGGLAVMSPASGRSGRRNMELGRQIANWNHTADLGAAFDSSTGFTFPDGSILAPDAAWTQRERWDRVPVEDQDRFPHIVPDFVAELRSPSDSIKQLQAKTAHYIAQGVRLGWLIDPTTQTVEIYRPGRDVEILTRPESLSGEEVLPGLVMDLKGVLFD, encoded by the coding sequence ATGGGCGCGACCCTGCTGGAACAAGCGAAGGCCGACGTCGCCAAGGACGTCGGGACGACGATCCTTTTGCCGTCCGAAGTCCGCTTGAAGGTCGACGCCGACGCCTTCGCCGCTCTCTGCGCGGCGAACCGAGACATGCGGCTGGAACGCGAGGCCGATGGGGGTTTAGCCGTCATGTCGCCTGCATCGGGTCGGAGCGGTCGGCGAAACATGGAACTCGGCCGTCAGATCGCCAATTGGAACCACACCGCCGATCTTGGAGCGGCCTTCGATTCGTCGACCGGCTTCACCTTCCCCGACGGCTCGATCCTCGCCCCGGACGCGGCCTGGACCCAGCGCGAGCGCTGGGATCGCGTGCCTGTCGAGGACCAGGACCGCTTTCCGCACATCGTCCCGGACTTCGTCGCCGAGCTGCGTTCCCCCAGCGACTCGATCAAGCAACTCCAGGCCAAGACGGCCCATTACATCGCCCAGGGCGTCCGACTCGGCTGGCTGATCGACCCCACCACTCAAACTGTCGAGATCTACCGCCCCGGCCGCGACGTCGAGATCTTGACCAGGCCCGAATCGCTCTCCGGCGAGGAGGTTCTGCCCGGGCTCGTCATGGATCTCAAGGGCGTCCTGTTCGATTGA
- a CDS encoding HEAT repeat domain-containing protein, whose amino-acid sequence MGCSSSVRIASARPGRAGRLALPLLLAAMLAGCGESGEPPIEPPSGFPSAKLAESLRAVAASAAAAKATPVSAPTADAPSTSPTPAPASTSTPAAPLTSAEIVARVEPSVAVVRGKGKTGTGFMVAPGLLATNAHVIEGANSKDLEVRFPSAPDGKKGPFPAEVVFRRRGRDLAILKVAADLPPLEIADAYKFQKGADVLVIGNPGFGKDMVLENAVSRGVMSTKAAIEGRDYYQMSIAINPGNSGGPVVDGAGKVVGVATLKSNLLEGTAFCVPADDLRTVITQATTPGGPAPDSAESVGSAGLRYAWKPGQTYVYSVTATYEAGKEVVVLQGSSIYRARDAEADGVKLAHSGWLVTRRRPKNPGLGAKSQVQSPAAPSRVEMILDEQGNVTTEFQGAIPLPLLGDLALLAIEPLPEGSEDRWDDEHPISLNISRTTPGSSASPFRFERPSLLESRMRSRLRPGIRPGIRTRPGISVRPAPAQVQVEAHPGRETSEFTRKSLADGRATIAKTYNLRTDDIVGAGPMLEVSGEGTFTFDVNEGVPAGLEFHGQIVQNTENETLRIPVRVECRRLEGAERDLAMRFPAVPPTAMTPIDADDVKQALAGLKSSDAGKRREAANFLRDGTPVETRRDAVAQALKGLLNDGDGSIRAAAVQALGVWGGPAAPSWLLARLDDDRFGARDEVFEALARLTPDDKSAAAVASKLKGDDRGRAARTLRAWGSAAEPALLGLVDGSEPMETRSEACRILKDVGTSRSESVLRRLAQAASGEEMGRAAESAARAIERRRMTEADVAATLADLNSGEVRRRREAADRLAAVAPIADRRATVAQTLAENVDDPDVFARGAIVKALRNWSDPAAAKPLFEKLKNPKFQGWREAIEILGSLGPKAQTEAVEAVASRVKDDRGLVFRVLQEIGPPALPVLIRLADPKGDTDVRREALQALGRVADPSVLPLLRAAAAEKDKAFLVMAANGAIRDVERRNLSPKELNDLIGRLKASDPNQRRDPLRRLTEVHLDDARRAQVVAALKPLLLDSEEWTQGDALRALRSQGGAEALDALREAAANPAFRPWRDAVQALAEETPTPAVAELVVGRMGDDRGHCIRTLEKIGPVAGPVVLKAFQESSDSKERLELCRLLERVGGPEALGALHEMTSQKESGALAHLAEDALRGIDERK is encoded by the coding sequence ATGGGATGTTCGTCATCCGTTCGAATCGCGTCAGCGCGCCCGGGTCGAGCCGGGCGACTCGCGCTGCCCCTGCTGCTGGCGGCGATGCTCGCCGGGTGTGGGGAATCGGGCGAGCCGCCCATCGAACCGCCCTCGGGATTCCCATCGGCCAAACTGGCGGAGTCGCTCCGGGCCGTGGCCGCTTCGGCCGCTGCTGCGAAGGCGACGCCCGTTTCCGCTCCGACCGCTGACGCGCCGTCGACCTCGCCGACACCCGCGCCCGCGTCGACTTCGACGCCGGCTGCACCGCTGACTTCGGCGGAGATCGTCGCTCGGGTGGAGCCCTCGGTGGCGGTGGTCAGGGGCAAGGGGAAGACGGGGACGGGGTTCATGGTCGCGCCGGGGCTGCTTGCGACCAACGCCCACGTGATCGAGGGGGCGAATTCCAAGGACCTGGAGGTCCGGTTTCCTTCCGCGCCCGACGGCAAGAAGGGACCTTTCCCGGCCGAGGTGGTCTTCCGCCGGCGGGGTCGGGACCTGGCCATCCTGAAGGTGGCGGCCGACCTCCCGCCGCTGGAGATCGCCGACGCCTACAAGTTCCAGAAGGGGGCCGACGTCCTGGTGATCGGCAACCCGGGCTTCGGCAAGGACATGGTGCTGGAGAACGCCGTCAGTCGGGGGGTCATGAGCACGAAGGCCGCCATCGAAGGCCGCGACTATTACCAGATGTCGATCGCGATCAACCCCGGCAACTCGGGAGGTCCGGTCGTCGACGGCGCGGGCAAGGTGGTCGGCGTGGCGACCCTGAAGTCGAACCTGCTGGAGGGGACCGCGTTCTGCGTCCCGGCCGACGACCTGCGCACGGTGATCACCCAGGCAACCACTCCCGGCGGCCCCGCCCCCGACTCTGCCGAGTCCGTCGGCTCCGCGGGGCTCCGTTACGCCTGGAAGCCCGGCCAGACCTACGTCTACTCCGTGACCGCCACCTACGAGGCCGGCAAGGAAGTCGTCGTCCTCCAGGGGAGCAGCATCTACCGCGCCCGAGACGCGGAGGCCGACGGAGTGAAACTGGCCCACAGCGGCTGGCTCGTGACGCGCCGGCGTCCCAAGAATCCCGGGCTTGGCGCGAAGTCCCAGGTCCAGTCTCCCGCGGCGCCTTCCAGGGTCGAGATGATCCTCGACGAACAGGGGAACGTGACGACCGAATTCCAGGGCGCGATCCCCCTCCCGCTCCTCGGCGACCTCGCGCTGCTGGCGATCGAACCACTCCCCGAAGGCTCCGAGGATCGTTGGGACGACGAGCACCCAATCAGCCTCAACATCTCGCGGACCACTCCCGGTTCGTCGGCCTCGCCGTTCCGCTTCGAGCGCCCCAGCCTGCTCGAAAGCCGGATGCGATCGCGTCTGCGGCCGGGGATTCGCCCGGGGATCCGCACGCGGCCGGGGATTAGCGTCCGCCCCGCACCGGCGCAGGTGCAGGTTGAAGCCCACCCCGGCCGGGAGACCTCCGAGTTCACTCGCAAGTCCCTGGCCGACGGTCGAGCGACCATCGCCAAGACTTACAATCTGCGGACCGACGACATCGTCGGCGCCGGCCCGATGCTGGAGGTTTCTGGCGAGGGGACGTTCACCTTTGACGTCAATGAAGGGGTTCCCGCGGGTTTGGAGTTCCACGGCCAGATCGTCCAGAACACCGAGAACGAGACGCTGCGGATCCCGGTCCGCGTGGAGTGCCGCCGCCTCGAAGGGGCGGAGCGCGACCTGGCGATGCGGTTCCCGGCCGTGCCGCCCACCGCGATGACGCCGATCGACGCCGACGACGTGAAGCAGGCGCTCGCCGGGCTGAAGTCGTCGGACGCCGGGAAGCGTCGCGAGGCGGCCAACTTCCTCCGCGACGGAACCCCGGTCGAGACTCGCCGCGACGCCGTCGCCCAGGCGCTGAAGGGCTTGCTGAACGACGGCGACGGCTCGATCCGAGCCGCGGCCGTCCAGGCTCTGGGCGTCTGGGGAGGGCCCGCCGCCCCTTCCTGGCTGCTCGCCCGCCTGGACGACGACCGCTTCGGCGCCCGCGACGAGGTGTTTGAGGCCCTCGCCCGGCTCACGCCCGACGACAAGAGCGCGGCCGCGGTGGCGTCGAAGCTCAAGGGGGACGACCGCGGCCGGGCCGCGCGGACGCTTCGCGCCTGGGGCTCGGCCGCCGAGCCGGCCCTGCTCGGATTGGTCGACGGCTCGGAACCGATGGAGACCCGATCCGAGGCTTGCCGGATCCTCAAGGACGTCGGCACCTCTCGCTCGGAGTCGGTCCTCCGCCGGCTGGCCCAGGCCGCTTCCGGCGAGGAAATGGGCCGAGCGGCCGAGTCAGCCGCCCGCGCGATCGAGCGTCGTCGGATGACCGAGGCCGACGTCGCGGCGACCCTCGCCGACCTGAACTCGGGCGAGGTCCGCCGCCGCCGAGAAGCCGCCGACCGACTCGCCGCCGTCGCCCCGATCGCGGACCGACGCGCGACAGTCGCGCAGACCCTCGCGGAGAACGTGGACGACCCCGACGTCTTCGCCCGAGGCGCGATCGTCAAGGCGCTGCGGAATTGGTCCGACCCCGCCGCCGCGAAGCCCCTCTTTGAGAAGCTCAAGAACCCGAAGTTTCAGGGGTGGCGTGAGGCGATCGAGATCCTGGGGTCGCTCGGCCCGAAGGCCCAGACCGAGGCGGTCGAGGCGGTCGCCTCGCGAGTGAAGGACGACCGCGGCCTGGTTTTCCGCGTCCTCCAGGAGATCGGGCCGCCGGCCTTGCCCGTCCTGATCCGACTGGCCGACCCGAAAGGCGACACGGACGTCCGCCGCGAGGCTCTGCAAGCGCTCGGCCGCGTCGCCGATCCCTCCGTCCTCCCGCTGCTTCGCGCGGCGGCCGCGGAGAAGGACAAGGCCTTCCTCGTCATGGCCGCCAACGGTGCGATCCGCGACGTCGAACGCCGCAACCTCTCGCCGAAGGAGTTGAACGATCTGATCGGCCGTCTGAAGGCCTCCGACCCGAACCAACGCCGGGACCCTCTGCGCCGACTGACCGAAGTCCACCTCGACGACGCCCGGCGCGCCCAGGTCGTCGCGGCGCTCAAGCCGCTGTTGCTCGATTCCGAAGAATGGACCCAGGGAGACGCGCTCCGCGCTCTCCGATCCCAGGGCGGGGCTGAGGCGCTCGACGCCCTGCGGGAGGCCGCCGCCAACCCGGCCTTCCGACCGTGGCGCGACGCCGTCCAGGCCCTCGCCGAGGAGACTCCAACGCCCGCCGTCGCCGAGCTGGTCGTCGGCCGGATGGGCGACGATCGCGGGCACTGCATCCGGACGCTGGAGAAGATCGGCCCCGTCGCCGGCCCGGTCGTGCTGAAGGCCTTCCAGGAGTCGAGCGACTCCAAGGAGCGCCTGGAGCTTTGTCGCCTGCTGGAACGGGTCGGCGGTCCGGAAGCCCTCGGAGCGCTCCACGAGATGACGTCCCAGAAGGAGTCCGGCGCTCTCGCCCACCTTGCCGAGGACGCGCTCCGCGGCATCGACGAGCGGAAGTAA
- a CDS encoding aldo/keto reductase, with product MTPLNRRDFLATSATAAALATAGAGTSRAAFAKNALPASPQARVVLGKTGIETSLIGMGSGTVGGGQSSNQTKLGVKGFTKVVRHCLDQGITLFDVADQYGSHVYLREALKGVPRDKYQIQTKTHATNAVTARDHIERYKLELGVDYIDVLLLHCMTKTGWQHDHTGAMEELMRAKEDGRIRAHGTSCHGMDPLRTSAKEPFVEVDLARINPEGLIMDDKKPDEVASVLEEMHNAGKGIVGMKILGEGRITQPEKIDASLKFVLGLGTVDAFIIGFQSTDQVDDILKRTEKAIGALKA from the coding sequence ATGACGCCGCTGAACCGCCGCGACTTCCTCGCCACGTCCGCGACCGCCGCGGCCCTCGCCACGGCCGGCGCTGGGACATCCCGGGCCGCCTTCGCGAAGAACGCTTTGCCCGCGAGCCCGCAGGCCCGCGTCGTGCTGGGCAAGACGGGGATCGAGACCTCGCTGATCGGCATGGGGAGCGGCACGGTCGGCGGCGGCCAGTCGAGCAACCAGACCAAGCTGGGGGTCAAGGGCTTCACCAAGGTCGTCCGCCACTGCCTGGACCAGGGGATCACCCTGTTCGACGTCGCCGACCAGTACGGCTCGCACGTCTACCTGCGCGAGGCCCTCAAGGGCGTTCCCCGCGACAAGTACCAGATCCAGACCAAGACCCACGCCACCAACGCCGTCACCGCCCGCGACCACATCGAGCGCTACAAGCTTGAGTTGGGCGTGGACTATATCGACGTCCTGCTGCTCCACTGCATGACCAAGACCGGCTGGCAGCACGACCACACCGGCGCGATGGAAGAGTTGATGCGGGCCAAGGAAGACGGCCGGATCCGCGCCCACGGCACGAGCTGCCACGGCATGGACCCGCTCCGCACCTCCGCCAAAGAGCCGTTCGTCGAGGTCGACCTCGCCCGGATCAACCCCGAAGGGCTGATCATGGACGACAAGAAGCCTGACGAGGTCGCCTCGGTCCTGGAAGAGATGCACAACGCCGGCAAGGGGATCGTCGGCATGAAGATCCTCGGCGAAGGCCGAATCACCCAACCCGAGAAGATCGACGCCTCCCTCAAGTTCGTCCTCGGCCTGGGCACCGTCGACGCCTTCATCATCGGCTTCCAGTCGACCGACCAGGTCGACGACATCCTCAAGCGGACCGAGAAGGCCATCGGCGCACTGAAGGCCTGA
- a CDS encoding Uma2 family endonuclease, protein MNTTVLEREKSGVETQVATTIAVPADVLLKVDADAFAALCASNGDLRLELDPDGGLVVMTPAGLDSSDRNMELGRQIANWNHAGRFGKVFDSSGGFTLPNGAVRAPDVSWTARQRWQGVPRAERRRFTPIVPDFVAEVLSPIDSRAEIQAKMAEYIAQGVRLGWLIDPDAQTVEIYRPGRDVERLAKPKSLSGEDVMAGLVIDLAEILYDVD, encoded by the coding sequence ATGAACACCACGGTCCTGGAACGCGAGAAGTCCGGCGTCGAGACGCAGGTCGCGACAACGATCGCCGTTCCGGCCGACGTCCTCCTGAAGGTCGACGCCGACGCCTTCGCCGCCCTCTGCGCCTCCAACGGCGATCTTCGGCTGGAACTCGACCCGGATGGAGGACTCGTCGTCATGACACCGGCGGGATTGGATTCCAGCGATCGCAACATGGAACTTGGACGTCAGATCGCGAACTGGAACCATGCCGGCCGGTTCGGCAAGGTCTTCGACTCGTCCGGCGGTTTCACACTCCCCAACGGCGCCGTCCGCGCCCCCGACGTCTCCTGGACCGCCCGCCAGCGCTGGCAAGGAGTTCCGCGGGCGGAACGTCGCCGGTTCACTCCGATCGTTCCCGACTTCGTCGCCGAGGTCCTCTCCCCGATCGACTCCCGGGCCGAGATCCAGGCCAAGATGGCCGAATACATCGCCCAGGGGGTTCGTCTCGGTTGGCTTATCGACCCCGATGCACAGACCGTCGAAATCTACAGGCCGGGCCGCGATGTGGAGAGGCTGGCGAAGCCGAAGAGCCTCAGCGGCGAGGACGTCATGGCCGGACTCGTCATCGACCTCGCCGAAATCCTCTACGACGTCGATTGA